ATTTCTATGTCATCCAAGTACTGATTTTGGACTCTTAAGTACAGATTCCTAGAAGGGGTCGACTCCTTGAGTATCAAAAAACGGGCTCTTTAGTACAGAGATGATGACATCATGGCCCCAAAGTCATGACTGATAATCCAGTGGCTGTCGCGGCAGCATGAATTGGCCAGCAGCTCAGTCTGCTGGAGTGATTAAAGCCAAGTACATGATTCTCTCGAATACATGATAGAAAACCAATTTAAATTTTCAGAATACCACTTGAATTGAAACTTTGGTAGTTTTAGTAAGTGAAACAGTATAATTAATGAATTCTCGCATTCATGCTAATGTGTCTTTTGCCAGGACTCTATCACAGTACACATAAGGAGCACCAGAGGCCCCATCGATGTTTATTTATGTGAGGTGGAGCAGGGCCACTCTAGTAATAAATCGTCGGAAGGTGCAGGCACCTCTTCATCTAAAAACAAACATCCAGAACCCCccaataaaggtaaatataccaAGTTTGTGATTAGGAAAATTTAAGATTCTGATGGTATttgattatacacacacatacacagtcttATTGTGGTTGATTTTTTTACACTTTCTGATCATAAAAACGGGAGTTACAGAATTACAGTGTCATTCTTCACTACAGTTTAGACGATTTCTAACAACTCTATCGTTACATTCCATGTCGTTTTGATCTCCTTGGACACTTAGGGTGGTAGTGGACCCCATGGCGGTGCCAGCTGGCAGTGTCGGAGCAGAGCAGACCGTGTGCGCTCTCCGGGGCTTCCGGGTGTGCAGCTCAGCCCCGTTTCCCCTGTGAGCTTTACGGCGTTGGCCTCAGGCCCTTAGCACAACAGTACGGTTCCTGACCAGAGGTCTTGGGTTTGTAAGCACTTGAATGATGTGTGCTGTTACCTGTCTGGCTTTTAACTCAGGAGaatttctttcatgtttcttatttttcagaagaaaatccTCCACAGCAAAGTGAAGAATTGCTTGAAGTAAGCAACTGATAGCATTTGAGAATTCGTGCACCGAGTTCTTGGGGAGCTTCCTGTGTGGGATGAATTATGCATCACATTTGATTCTCAGAGCAATAAATCGTCCATGAAATTCTCTGCTTCTGTCAGCAGCATCAAGGCCAGTAGTGGCTTTGAGTAGTTCACTACTGAGATTACTGGAGAATTATGGTTTCAGCATTTGAAAACGActctttttataattattcacTGCTTTTTGTCAGTGAAATGGACCCTTGCCTACTGAAATAACTTCACAGAGTACCACGGAGGCAGACGGTCAGGCCTGAGGTGGACAGTGAGTGCTTCGCGGACTCTGCGCTTTTCTTCAAGGATCATGTGTCATTATAACAAAAGAAATTGCCTTACACGGGTTCACGTCTGCAGTTAGCTGTCGTACGTTGGATGGGTGTATGCAGGCATCCGAATGTGACGTCtttgtatatatctgtataaTGTTTAGATTACTTATGTAATATGTCTAAGTAAAACTTTTCACCCTTGTACAgccaaaataatgtatatatggAAAATAACAGACAAATTCTCTAATTTCTGTGGTATCTATAACTTATTAGAATCCTCTCAGTGGGGGTTAGAGGAAAGTTTTTTTCCAAACTTCTACATGTAGAAGTATCATAAATAACGCTATACATTGAAAGCTCATGGATTTAATTAAAGTATTTCAATATGGTTCCCAGTGCTGAAATTGAAATCTGATACTTCGTGAtttcaagctccctgcagggttATTGTGTCCAAGCAGACTGGTGGCGTGCCCTGAAGCCTTAGGAGCAAGTGTAGAAATGCTATC
This is a stretch of genomic DNA from Canis lupus baileyi chromosome 12, mCanLup2.hap1, whole genome shotgun sequence. It encodes these proteins:
- the E2F6 gene encoding transcription factor E2F6 isoform X4; protein product: MEDALDELIKDCAQQLFELTDDKENERLAYVTYQDIHSIQAFHEQIVIAVKAPAETRLDVPAPREDSITVHIRSTRGPIDVYLCEVEQGHSSNKSSEGAGTSSSKNKHPEPPNKEENPPQQSEELLEVSN